In Rhineura floridana isolate rRhiFlo1 chromosome 22, rRhiFlo1.hap2, whole genome shotgun sequence, a single genomic region encodes these proteins:
- the PYGM gene encoding glycogen phosphorylase, muscle form translates to MSRPLSDFEKRKQISVRGLAGVENVSDLKQNFNRHLHFTLVKDRNVATPRDYYFALAHTVRDHLVGRWIRTQQHYYEKDPKRIYYLSLEFYMGRTLQNTMVNLALQNACDEATYQLGLDMEELQEIEEDAGLGNGGLGRLAACFLDSMATLGLAAYGYGIRYEFGIFNQKICGGWQLEEADDWLRYGNPWEKARPEYMIPVHFYGHVQHGQDSVKWADTQVVLALPYDTPVPGYRNNTVNTMRLWSARAPNEFNLKDFNVGGYIQAVLDRNLAENISRVLYPNDNFFEGKELRLKQEYFVVAATLQDIIRRFKSSKFGSRDPVRTSFDAFPEKVAIQLNDTHPSLAIPELMRVLVDIEKLDWEKAWDITVRTCAYTNHTVLPEALERWPVHLFETLLPRHLEIIYEINQRFLDKVYAKFPGDLDRMRRMSMVEEGSVKRINMAHLCIVGSHAVNGVARIHSEILKATVFKDFYEFEPHKFQNKTNGITPRRWLVLCNPGLAEIIAERIGEDYISDLDQLKRLLNFVEDEGFIRDVAKVKQENKLKFAAYLEKEYKVKINPNSLFDIQVKRIHEYKRQLLNCLHVITLYNRIKKEPNKPFVPRTIMIGGKAAPGYHMAKMIIKLVTSIGDIVNNDPVIGDRLKVIFLENYRVSLAEKVVPAADLSEQISTAGTEASGTGNMKFMLNGALTIGTMDGANVEMAEEAGQDNFFIFGMQVEDVEELDRKGYCAKDYYDHIPELKQAIDQLSSGFFSPKQPDLFKDIVNMLMYHDRFKVFADYDAYIKCQEKVNALYKNTKEWTKKAIRNIATSGKFSSDRTIAQYAREIWGVEPTRQKIPAPDEPRQ, encoded by the exons ATGTCTCGGCCGCTCTCGGACTTCGAGAAGAGGAAGCAGATCAGCGTGCGCGGCTTGGCCGGCGTGGAGAACGTCTCAGACCTGAAGCAGAACTTCAACCGGCACCTCCACTTCACGCTGGTGAAGGACCGCAACGTGGCCACGCCGCGCGACTACTACTTCGCCCTGGCGCACACCGTTCGCGACCACCTCGTCGGCCGCTGGATCCGCACCCAGCAGCACTACTACGAGAAGGATCCCAAG cGTATCTATTACCTCTCTCTGGAGTTCTACATGGGGCGCACTTTGCAGAACACCATGGTCAACCTGGCTTTACAGAATGCCTGCGATGAAGCTACTTACCAG CTGGGCCTGGACATGGAGGAGCTGCAGGAGATTGAGGAGGATGCTGGCCTGGGCAACGGGGGGCTCGGGCGCCTGGCAG CCTGCTTCCTGGACTCCATGGCGACACTTGGTCTGGCTGCCTACGGATACGGGATCCGCTACGAGTTTGGGATCTTCAACCAGAAAATCTGTGGGGGCTGGCAGTTGGAGGAGGCAGATGACTGGCTCCGGTATGGCAACCCCTGGGAGAAGGCGCGCCCTGAGTACATGATCCCTGTGCACTTCTACGGCCATGTGCAGCACGGCCAGGACAGCGTGAAGTGGGCGGACACccag GTGGTCCTTGCCCTCCCCTATGACACGCCTGTCCCTGGGTATCGCAACAACACAGTCAACACCATGCGGCTGTGGTCTGCCCGGGCTCCCAATGAGTTCAACCTGAAGGACT tcaaCGTTGGGGGCTACATCCAGGCCGTGCTGGACAGAAACCTGGCGGAGAACATTTCCCGTGTCCTGTACCCCAATGATAAC tttttCGAAGGCAAGGAGCTGCGTCTGAAGCAGGAGTACTTTGTGGTGGCCGCCACCCTCCAGGACATCATCCGCCGTTTCAAGTCTTCCAAGTTTGGCAGCCGGGATCCCGTCCGCACCTCCTTTGACGCCTTCCCAGAGAAG GTTGCTATTCAGCTGAATGACACCCACCCCTCACTGGCCATCCCAGAACTcatgagggtcttggtggatatTGAGAAACTAGACTGGGAGAAG GCCTGGGACATCACGGTGCGGACCTGTGCCTACACCAACCATACGGTGCTGCCAGAAGCGCTGGAGCGCTGGCCGGTCCACCTCTTTGAGACCCTCCTGCCGCGTCACCTGGAGATCATCTATGAAATCAACCAGCGCTTCCTTGAT AAAGTCTATGCCAAGTTTCCCGGGGACCTCGACCGGATGCGGCGCATGTCCATGGTGGAAGAGGGCAGCGTCAAACGCATCAACATGGCCCACCTCTGCATTGTGGGATCCCACGCTGTCAACGGAGTGGCCCGCATCCACTCCGAGATCCTGAAGGCCACCGT GTTTAAAGACTTCTATGAGTTTGAGCCTCACAAGTTCCAGAACAAAACCAACGGCATCACTCCACGCCGCTGGCTTGTGTTGTGCAACCCAGGGCTGGCTGAAATCATTGCTGAG CGCATTGGAGAAGACTACATCTCTGACCTGGATCAGCTGAAGAGGCTCCTGAACTTTGTGGAAGACGAAGGTTTTATCCGGGACGTGGCAAAAGTCAaacag gagAACAAGCTGAAGTTTGCTGCCTACCTGGAGAAGGAGTACAAAGTGAAGATCAACCCCAACTCGCTCTTTGACATCCAGGTGAAGAGGATCCACGAGTACAAACGGCAGCTGCTCAACTGCCTCCACGTCATCACCCTCTACAACC GAATCAAGAAAGAACCCAACAAACCCTTTGTGCCACGGACAATCATGATTGGAGGCAAA GCTGCTCCTGGCTACCACATGGCCAAGATGATCATCAAGCTGGTCACATCTATCGGAGACATTGTCAACAATGACCCTGTCATCGGTGATCGGCTCAAGGTGATCTTCTTGGAGAACTACCGTGTCTCACTGGCTGAAAAAG TGGTCCCAGCAGCTGACCTCTCCGAGCAAAtttccacagctggcacagagGCCTCTGGTACAGGGAACATGAAGTTCATGCTGAACGGGGCGCTCACCATTGGCACCATGGACGGAGCCAACGTGGAGATGGCTGAGGAAGCTGGACAGGATAACTTCTTCATTTTTGGCATGCAGGTGGAGGACGTGGAGGAGCTGGACAGGAAGGG CTACTGTGCCAAGGATTACTACGACCACATCCCTGAGCTGAAACAGGCTATTGACCAGCTGAGCAGCGGCTTCTTTTCCCCCAAGCAGCCGGACCTCTTCAAGGACATTGTCAACATGCTCATGTACCACGACAG gtTCAAAGTCTTTGCCGATTATGACGCCTACATAAAATGTCAAGAGAAAGTCAATGCTCTTTACAAG AACACCAAGGAGTGGACCAAGAAGGCCATCAGGAATATTGCCACTTCTGGGAAGTTCTCCAGCGACCGCACCATCGCCCAGTATGCCCGCGAAATCTGGGGGGTCGAGCCTACCCGCCAAAAGATTCCCGCCCCTGATGAGCCCCGGCAGTGA